Proteins from one Arthrobacter sp. DNA4 genomic window:
- the pknB gene encoding Stk1 family PASTA domain-containing Ser/Thr kinase produces the protein MNESPRTPLHREDSLPVDNRRVLNGRYELGNLIGRGGMADVYKGTDTRLGRTVAVKLLRPDMARDPQFQARFKREAQAVAALNHPSIVAIFDTGEHVVHDGSAEDVRVPYIVMEYVEGRTLRELIRANEVTISQAIDYCLGVLGALEYSHKAGIVHRDIKPANVMYCPGTNSVKVMDFGIARAIADSSATMTQTQAVVGTAQYLSPEQARGETVDARSDLYSAACLLYEMLTSRPPFVGDSPVSVAYQHVREIPETASSLNPEVSPALDTVLAKALQKNRADRFQDAAAFRRALRAAKAGVAVPAVPASEAPTDPNDHVPQAAPPTEAFAAAGAGFLDDAPTGRLAATSLFGDDGGSAVPLELADGHDSDGHGPDGYGADAFGAGPLPLGLAPEGERSTRQKSRRRAWIATLVIFTLLILAGGGLWLYQTVNRPAPAPPKVAIPSVASMTETAALQELYNAGLRPRIARSANDTVPKGTAIGTDPAAGGSLDPGAEVILNVSDGPSSVKIPDSLPGKTEAAARDILRQVGLVGAPSTTTANSATVPAGIVITSNPAPGQSVGVGTSVELIVSTGKVVVPELRGMTREEAEATLKERGLVASVVEAENSQVEPGRVTDQSDPVNAAVDQGKTITIVVAKAPPPPPAPTETPTETPTPTATPTPTPKPTRKG, from the coding sequence GTGAATGAGTCACCACGCACACCGTTGCACCGGGAGGACAGCCTGCCGGTGGACAACCGGCGTGTCCTGAACGGGCGCTACGAGCTGGGTAACCTCATTGGCCGCGGCGGCATGGCGGACGTCTACAAGGGCACCGATACCCGCCTGGGCAGGACAGTCGCCGTCAAGCTGCTCCGGCCCGACATGGCCCGGGATCCGCAGTTCCAGGCACGGTTCAAACGTGAAGCGCAGGCGGTGGCCGCCCTCAACCACCCCTCCATCGTGGCGATTTTCGACACCGGGGAACACGTGGTCCACGACGGTTCCGCCGAGGACGTGCGGGTGCCGTACATCGTCATGGAATACGTGGAGGGCAGGACCCTGCGCGAATTGATCCGCGCCAACGAGGTCACTATCAGCCAGGCAATCGATTATTGCCTGGGCGTCCTGGGAGCCCTCGAATACAGCCACAAGGCCGGCATTGTGCACCGGGACATCAAGCCTGCCAACGTGATGTACTGCCCGGGCACCAACTCCGTGAAGGTGATGGACTTCGGCATTGCGCGGGCCATCGCCGATTCCTCCGCCACCATGACGCAGACCCAGGCAGTGGTGGGAACGGCCCAGTATCTCTCGCCGGAACAGGCCCGGGGCGAAACCGTCGACGCCCGCAGCGATCTCTATTCCGCCGCGTGCCTGCTCTACGAAATGCTGACCTCGCGGCCGCCGTTCGTCGGGGACAGCCCGGTTTCCGTGGCCTACCAGCACGTCCGCGAAATCCCGGAGACGGCCAGCAGCCTCAACCCCGAGGTGTCACCGGCACTGGACACCGTCCTCGCCAAGGCCCTGCAGAAGAACCGCGCAGACCGCTTCCAGGATGCGGCAGCCTTCCGGCGTGCCCTGCGCGCTGCAAAGGCCGGAGTGGCCGTCCCGGCTGTGCCGGCGTCTGAGGCACCCACCGATCCGAATGACCACGTACCCCAGGCGGCGCCGCCCACCGAGGCGTTCGCCGCAGCGGGGGCAGGCTTCCTTGATGACGCGCCCACCGGGCGGTTGGCTGCCACCAGCCTGTTCGGTGACGACGGCGGATCCGCGGTTCCCCTGGAGCTGGCGGATGGGCACGATTCGGATGGGCACGGGCCGGATGGGTATGGTGCGGATGCCTTCGGGGCCGGTCCGCTCCCGCTTGGCCTCGCTCCCGAAGGCGAGCGGTCCACCCGCCAGAAGTCCCGCCGTCGTGCCTGGATCGCCACCCTGGTGATCTTCACCCTGCTGATTCTTGCGGGCGGCGGGCTGTGGCTGTACCAAACGGTGAACCGGCCAGCTCCCGCTCCGCCAAAGGTAGCAATCCCATCGGTGGCGTCCATGACGGAAACCGCTGCACTCCAGGAACTGTACAACGCGGGCCTTCGCCCCAGGATCGCCAGGTCGGCAAACGACACGGTGCCCAAGGGGACCGCCATCGGGACGGATCCGGCGGCGGGCGGTTCCCTGGATCCGGGGGCCGAGGTAATCCTCAACGTCTCTGACGGCCCCAGCTCGGTGAAGATCCCGGACAGCCTCCCCGGCAAGACCGAGGCAGCAGCACGGGACATCCTCCGCCAGGTGGGGCTGGTTGGCGCTCCGTCAACCACCACCGCCAACAGTGCCACTGTCCCCGCCGGAATCGTCATCACCTCCAACCCGGCACCGGGGCAAAGCGTCGGCGTCGGCACCAGCGTGGAGCTCATCGTCTCCACCGGCAAGGTGGTTGTCCCCGAACTGCGCGGCATGACCCGCGAAGAGGCCGAGGCCACACTGAAGGAACGGGGCCTGGTCGCTTCAGTGGTCGAGGCGGAAAACTCACAGGTGGAGCCAGGCCGGGTCACGGACCAGAGCGACCCCGTCAACGCCGCCGTCGACCAGGGAAAGACCATCACCATCGTGGTGGCCAAGGCTCCGCCGCCACCACCGGCGCCCACGGAAACCCCCACGGAAACGCCCACGCCGACAGCAACGCCGACGCCGACGCCGAAGCCGACCAGGAAGGGCTGA
- a CDS encoding penicillin-binding protein 2, producing MNQAIRHSWVAAVAMFALLFGAISFVQVVGADDLKTNPLNQRAILQNYCNDRGAIIVGGTPVAESVETGSETCKFQRTYAQPELYAGITGYFSKNYGATGLEQAMGAELAGNSDQLFLDRVGQLFLGNQPKGASVELTIDPQIQQLAYSLIPDGQRGSIVVTNPKTGAILAMASKPSYNPNLAATQDAAAESANMNELVKVPGINLNQNVSGPTGELLAPGSVFKLVDTAAALASGKYNKDSVLPNPAEMPFDGIQYKLPNYAGGNCYTRDTAGFAFALQQSCNTPFASIALDLGRDAIAAQYKKFGFGEDVGNQLKLGHATGNGFPDKLDAPGLAQSAIGQKDVRVTPLQVNMMTNAIANGGVQMAPSLVKTLRSPDLRVIDEPQPAQLRTSTSPEIAKQITEWMTSVVTDGIAKGAAVPGVQVAGKTGTAELGNGTNNSWFTGFAPADNPKVSVTIVMEGVDIYAGAKLTSPNAKKIFEAVLNK from the coding sequence GTGAACCAGGCAATCCGACACTCATGGGTAGCCGCAGTGGCCATGTTTGCGCTGCTCTTCGGCGCCATCAGCTTTGTGCAGGTGGTGGGCGCCGACGATCTCAAGACCAATCCGCTGAACCAGCGCGCCATTCTCCAGAACTACTGCAATGACCGCGGCGCCATCATCGTTGGCGGCACTCCCGTGGCCGAGTCGGTGGAGACCGGCTCGGAGACCTGCAAGTTCCAGCGCACCTACGCCCAGCCGGAGCTGTATGCCGGGATCACCGGCTACTTCTCGAAGAACTACGGGGCCACGGGCCTTGAACAGGCCATGGGCGCCGAACTGGCAGGCAACTCGGACCAGCTCTTCCTGGACCGGGTGGGCCAGCTCTTCCTGGGCAACCAGCCCAAGGGCGCCTCGGTGGAACTGACCATCGACCCCCAGATCCAGCAGCTTGCCTACAGCCTGATCCCGGACGGCCAGCGCGGCTCGATCGTGGTCACCAACCCCAAGACCGGTGCCATCCTGGCCATGGCATCCAAGCCGTCCTACAACCCGAACCTCGCCGCCACGCAGGATGCCGCCGCCGAAAGCGCGAACATGAACGAACTGGTGAAGGTCCCCGGCATCAACCTGAACCAGAACGTCAGCGGCCCCACCGGCGAGCTCCTCGCCCCGGGATCGGTCTTCAAACTGGTGGACACAGCCGCGGCCCTGGCGTCGGGGAAGTACAACAAGGACAGCGTCCTGCCCAACCCGGCAGAGATGCCTTTCGATGGCATCCAGTACAAGCTTCCCAACTACGCCGGCGGCAACTGCTACACCAGGGACACCGCCGGTTTTGCCTTCGCCCTGCAGCAGTCCTGCAACACCCCGTTCGCCAGCATCGCCCTGGACCTTGGCCGCGACGCCATCGCCGCCCAGTACAAGAAGTTTGGGTTCGGCGAGGACGTCGGGAACCAGCTGAAGCTTGGCCACGCAACGGGGAACGGCTTCCCTGACAAGCTGGACGCGCCGGGCCTGGCCCAGTCCGCCATCGGCCAGAAAGATGTCCGGGTGACGCCGCTGCAGGTGAACATGATGACGAACGCCATCGCGAACGGCGGCGTCCAGATGGCGCCCAGCCTGGTCAAAACGCTGCGGTCCCCGGACCTGCGGGTCATAGATGAGCCGCAGCCGGCCCAGCTCAGGACATCCACCAGCCCGGAGATCGCCAAGCAAATCACCGAATGGATGACCAGCGTGGTGACGGACGGTATCGCCAAGGGTGCTGCGGTGCCCGGCGTGCAGGTCGCGGGCAAGACCGGCACCGCCGAACTCGGCAACGGAACCAACAACTCGTGGTTCACCGGGTTCGCCCCCGCTGACAATCCCAAGGTCAGCGTCACGATCGTCATGGAAGGCGTAGACATCTACGCGGGAGCAAAGCTGACCAGTCCTAACGCGAAGAAGATTTTTGAGGCGGTGTTGAATAAGTGA
- a CDS encoding rhomboid family intramembrane serine protease, whose amino-acid sequence MSYGIPSAEPSAQVPVCPRHPDRPSYVRCQRCGRPACPDCQRAAAVGFQCVDCVNETKRTTPEVRSVYGGAVATGKPLVTYGIIAACVVVYALQMLIPGDWVYKQFAYNNIFAAPQYGAFEPWRMVTSAFLHSPDSLLHILLNMYTLWIFGQALEPILGRVRFLALYLISAFGGSVGYLLMNPVLVPGQGLVGLVGASGAIFGLFGAMLLVQRQRGGDTRQLWVLIAINGVIGFLIPHIAWQAHLGGLITGGLCAAVLAYTPRGRRQGLLQALGLAAVFALLVAASWVRVTL is encoded by the coding sequence ATGAGTTACGGAATTCCGTCGGCTGAGCCGTCCGCCCAGGTCCCGGTTTGCCCCCGGCACCCGGACCGGCCGTCCTATGTGCGCTGCCAGCGCTGCGGGCGCCCCGCCTGCCCGGACTGCCAGCGGGCGGCCGCCGTCGGATTCCAGTGCGTTGACTGCGTCAACGAAACAAAACGTACGACGCCGGAAGTACGGAGCGTCTACGGCGGTGCTGTTGCTACCGGCAAACCTTTGGTGACGTACGGCATCATTGCAGCCTGCGTTGTCGTCTACGCGCTGCAGATGCTGATTCCCGGGGACTGGGTATACAAACAGTTCGCCTACAACAACATCTTCGCCGCCCCTCAGTACGGCGCGTTCGAGCCGTGGCGGATGGTGACGTCTGCCTTCCTCCATTCCCCGGATTCGCTGCTGCACATCCTCCTGAACATGTACACGCTGTGGATTTTCGGCCAGGCCCTGGAGCCCATCCTCGGCCGGGTCCGCTTCCTGGCGCTGTACCTCATTTCTGCCTTTGGTGGTTCAGTGGGCTACCTGCTGATGAACCCCGTGCTGGTGCCAGGGCAGGGCCTGGTGGGGCTGGTGGGCGCCTCCGGTGCCATCTTCGGCCTCTTCGGCGCCATGCTGCTGGTCCAACGGCAGCGCGGCGGCGACACGCGGCAGTTGTGGGTTCTGATCGCCATCAACGGCGTCATCGGCTTCCTGATTCCGCACATCGCCTGGCAGGCCCACCTGGGCGGCCTCATCACGGGCGGCCTCTGCGCCGCGGTCCTTGCCTATACACCCCGGGGACGCCGTCAGGGCCTGCTCCAGGCGCTGGGACTGGCCGCCGTTTTTGCGCTGCTTGTGGCCGCGAGCTGGGTGCGCGTGACGCTTTAG
- a CDS encoding serine/threonine-protein kinase, whose product MRPTTGITLGGRFQLTTRIAIGGMGEVWKAKDLVLGRIVAIKVLKEEYTGDPGFLQRFRAEARHTALLNHVGIANVFDYGEEEGSAYLVMELVPGQPLSSIIEHEQVLSPDRTLSIIAQTARALAVAHAQGLVHRDVKPGNLLITPDGRVKVTDFGIARLADQVPLTQTGQVMGTAQYLAPEQATGQTATGSSDIYSLGVIGYECLSGHRPFSGESQIAIALAQVNDAPPPLPESLPTPVRALLMSMLAKDPKDRLTNAIKLAEAAEAIRNGDVGAARAAVPGMLLFDAETGPITAPVDTATAPTGVIGTQRDSAPTATSALPVMGAAAAGAAAGMAASAHGASAHGGERAPGPLARANALAAERNWDQEEETYDDAPSDEPRRKGRSPWTWPLVALILLLLFALVGFLLNQVGLFSTAVTPSSTATASSAPPSSATPTRTSASATPTQTRSTPTPTPTTQPTQATVNVIPAAYLGKDYRQVQSALAGLGLQVTVLPQESSTETPGTVLELNPTGTVPKGSLITVIYATAPSPAPTTAAPSPAPTSSSPVAGPTPISPLATCAAGQTAGTPPTCAP is encoded by the coding sequence GTGAGGCCTACAACGGGAATCACCCTCGGCGGCAGATTCCAGCTGACCACGCGGATTGCGATCGGCGGCATGGGGGAAGTCTGGAAGGCCAAAGACCTCGTCCTGGGCCGCATCGTCGCCATCAAGGTGCTGAAGGAGGAGTACACCGGCGACCCGGGATTCCTCCAGCGCTTCCGCGCCGAGGCCCGCCACACTGCCCTCCTGAACCACGTGGGGATCGCCAACGTCTTCGACTACGGCGAAGAAGAGGGCTCAGCCTACCTGGTCATGGAACTGGTCCCGGGCCAGCCGCTGAGCAGCATCATCGAACACGAGCAGGTGCTGTCGCCGGACCGTACGCTGTCGATCATCGCGCAGACCGCCCGCGCGTTGGCCGTTGCGCATGCCCAGGGCCTTGTCCACCGCGACGTCAAGCCCGGCAACCTCCTGATCACCCCTGACGGCCGGGTCAAGGTCACCGACTTCGGCATCGCCCGCCTCGCCGACCAGGTGCCCCTCACCCAGACCGGGCAGGTCATGGGAACCGCCCAGTACCTGGCACCCGAACAGGCGACGGGCCAGACCGCCACCGGTTCGTCGGACATCTACTCACTGGGCGTCATCGGATACGAGTGCCTTAGCGGCCACCGCCCGTTCTCCGGCGAATCGCAGATCGCCATTGCCCTGGCCCAGGTGAACGACGCCCCGCCGCCCCTTCCGGAGAGCCTGCCCACGCCGGTCCGCGCGCTCCTGATGTCGATGCTGGCCAAGGATCCCAAGGACCGGCTTACGAATGCCATCAAGCTCGCCGAAGCTGCGGAAGCCATCCGCAACGGGGATGTGGGAGCGGCCCGTGCCGCGGTGCCCGGCATGCTTCTTTTCGACGCCGAAACCGGCCCCATCACCGCACCCGTGGACACGGCCACGGCCCCCACGGGCGTCATCGGCACGCAGCGTGACTCCGCCCCCACCGCCACATCCGCGCTCCCGGTGATGGGCGCGGCCGCGGCCGGCGCTGCCGCCGGTATGGCTGCCAGCGCCCACGGCGCATCAGCCCATGGCGGGGAGCGTGCGCCGGGACCGCTGGCCCGCGCCAACGCATTGGCTGCCGAGCGGAACTGGGACCAGGAGGAGGAAACGTACGACGACGCGCCCTCCGATGAGCCCCGGCGCAAGGGACGCAGTCCGTGGACCTGGCCCTTGGTGGCCCTGATCCTGCTGCTCCTCTTCGCCCTGGTGGGCTTCCTCCTGAACCAGGTGGGGCTCTTCTCGACGGCCGTCACCCCCAGCTCCACCGCCACCGCCAGCAGCGCACCGCCGTCGTCCGCAACGCCCACGCGGACCAGCGCCTCGGCCACGCCCACGCAGACGCGCAGCACGCCGACGCCCACACCCACCACGCAGCCCACCCAGGCCACGGTCAACGTAATACCGGCCGCGTACCTCGGCAAGGACTACCGCCAGGTCCAGTCCGCGCTGGCAGGCCTGGGACTCCAGGTGACCGTCCTTCCGCAGGAGAGCAGCACCGAGACGCCCGGTACTGTACTGGAGCTCAACCCCACCGGGACAGTGCCCAAGGGTTCGCTCATTACCGTCATCTACGCCACGGCTCCCAGCCCCGCGCCCACCACGGCGGCGCCAAGCCCTGCCCCCACGTCCTCGTCCCCGGTAGCGGGACCAACGCCCATCTCGCCCCTGGCAACCTGTGCGGCCGGTCAAACGGCGGGAACGCCCCCGACCTGCGCACCTTAA
- a CDS encoding FtsW/RodA/SpoVE family cell cycle protein, giving the protein MSQVSTMPKPRRNVELALLLLALAVGIGANMMVGVDQEKAFDSDFWFQSSLLAVAALVFHGVLRFRAKYADPVILPIVVALNGLGLAMIHRLDAPGEDTGNNQLRWTLIAMAVAIAVVFFLKDHRILRRFTFISLAASALLLILPLVPGISAGEILGARVWIRVGPMTFQPGEVAKITLAIFFAGYLSSNRDLILLTGRKIGPMQFPRFKDMGPMITAWLVSIGVLIFQRDLGSSLLFFGLFIVMIYVATSRISWVVIGLALIIGGGFVAAQVFAHVQQRVYGWLNAFSPDVYENGSRQVIEGLFGMANGGLVGTGLGQGRPDLVPFANSDMIIASLGEELGLIGLFAVVLLYLLFITRGFRAALGTRDAFGKLLACGLSFAVALQCFVVIGGVTRLIPLTGLTTPFLAAGGSSLLANWIIVGLLLMISHTARGPVDTTPLPPAGVAAATGIDTPTEAVKQA; this is encoded by the coding sequence ATGAGCCAGGTAAGCACCATGCCCAAGCCTCGCCGCAACGTGGAACTTGCGTTGCTGCTGCTGGCCCTTGCCGTAGGCATCGGCGCCAACATGATGGTGGGCGTGGACCAGGAAAAGGCCTTCGACTCCGATTTCTGGTTCCAGTCGAGCCTGCTGGCGGTGGCCGCCCTGGTGTTCCACGGCGTCCTGCGGTTCCGTGCTAAATATGCCGATCCAGTAATACTTCCCATTGTTGTTGCCCTGAACGGCCTGGGTCTGGCAATGATCCATCGACTTGACGCGCCTGGCGAGGACACCGGCAACAACCAGCTCCGGTGGACCCTCATCGCCATGGCGGTGGCCATCGCCGTGGTCTTCTTCCTCAAGGACCACCGCATCCTGCGCCGGTTCACCTTTATTTCGCTGGCAGCCTCGGCCCTGCTGCTGATCCTGCCGCTTGTCCCGGGGATCAGCGCCGGCGAAATCCTGGGCGCGAGGGTGTGGATCAGGGTCGGTCCCATGACGTTCCAGCCCGGCGAAGTCGCCAAGATTACGCTGGCCATATTCTTCGCCGGGTATCTGTCCTCCAACCGCGACCTCATTCTGCTCACCGGCCGCAAGATCGGCCCCATGCAGTTCCCGCGGTTTAAGGACATGGGCCCCATGATCACCGCCTGGCTGGTCAGCATCGGCGTGCTCATCTTCCAGCGCGACCTGGGCTCCTCCCTGTTGTTCTTCGGCCTGTTCATCGTCATGATCTACGTGGCCACCAGCCGGATCAGCTGGGTGGTGATCGGGCTGGCCCTGATCATTGGCGGCGGCTTCGTGGCGGCCCAGGTGTTCGCCCACGTCCAGCAGCGCGTCTACGGCTGGCTCAACGCCTTCTCCCCCGACGTCTATGAGAACGGCAGCCGGCAGGTCATCGAAGGCCTGTTCGGCATGGCCAACGGCGGCCTGGTGGGAACCGGCCTTGGCCAGGGGCGTCCGGACCTTGTCCCTTTCGCCAACAGCGACATGATCATCGCCTCACTGGGCGAGGAACTGGGGTTGATCGGCCTGTTCGCAGTGGTCCTGCTGTACCTGCTGTTCATCACCCGTGGCTTCCGCGCCGCCCTGGGCACCCGGGACGCGTTCGGGAAACTCCTCGCCTGCGGCCTTTCCTTCGCGGTCGCCCTCCAGTGCTTCGTGGTCATCGGCGGCGTCACCCGGCTCATTCCGTTGACCGGGCTCACCACCCCCTTCCTCGCGGCCGGCGGATCGTCCCTCCTGGCCAACTGGATCATCGTGGGACTGCTCCTGATGATTTCGCACACCGCCCGCGGACCCGTGGATACCACTCCGCTCCCGCCCGCAGGCGTGGCGGCGGCAACCGGCATTGACACTCCAACCGAGGCGGTGAAGCAGGCGTGA
- a CDS encoding carboxymuconolactone decarboxylase family protein has protein sequence MTATEHLYLDKQHPDLWRAISGLGLKVQEAAEDAGIARGLLELLNVRISQINGCAYCLDLHVRKAGEAGESAQRLAVLPAWRETALFTDQERAALALVESITELGDEEAREHAEAYARERLSADEFSAVSWVAVTMNAFNRVSITSHHPVRRNRP, from the coding sequence GTGACCGCCACCGAGCACCTGTACCTGGATAAACAGCATCCGGACCTGTGGAGGGCGATAAGTGGCCTGGGCCTCAAGGTGCAGGAAGCCGCAGAAGACGCTGGGATCGCGAGGGGCCTGCTGGAACTGCTCAACGTGCGGATCTCCCAGATCAACGGCTGCGCCTATTGCCTGGACCTCCACGTGCGGAAGGCCGGCGAGGCGGGAGAAAGCGCGCAGCGGCTGGCGGTGTTGCCTGCATGGCGTGAGACTGCCCTGTTCACGGACCAGGAGCGGGCGGCGCTGGCCCTGGTGGAAAGCATCACCGAACTCGGGGATGAGGAGGCCCGGGAGCATGCAGAGGCGTATGCGCGGGAGCGCCTGTCGGCTGATGAGTTTTCAGCGGTGAGCTGGGTTGCAGTGACCATGAACGCGTTCAACAGGGTGTCCATCACCAGCCACCACCCCGTCCGGCGGAACCGCCCGTAG
- a CDS encoding peptidylprolyl isomerase: MTAIATAKATIHTSLGDIVVNLFGNHAPKTVKNFVGLATGEQAWTHPETGEDKTGTPLYNGTIFHRIIKDFMIQAGDPLGRGTGGPGYRFDDEIHPELSFNQPYKLAMANAGIQMGKGTNGSQFFITTIPTDWLQGKHTIFGEVADEESKKVVDAIEGVRTGMGDRPVEDVTINSIDIEQL; encoded by the coding sequence ATGACTGCCATCGCAACTGCAAAAGCAACCATCCACACCAGCCTCGGCGACATCGTGGTTAACCTCTTCGGCAACCACGCGCCCAAGACGGTCAAGAACTTCGTTGGCCTTGCCACTGGCGAGCAGGCGTGGACCCACCCGGAAACCGGTGAGGACAAGACCGGCACGCCGCTTTACAACGGAACGATCTTCCACCGCATCATCAAGGACTTCATGATCCAGGCCGGCGATCCCCTGGGCCGTGGAACCGGTGGCCCCGGCTACCGCTTTGACGACGAGATCCACCCTGAACTGAGCTTCAACCAGCCCTACAAGCTGGCCATGGCCAACGCCGGCATCCAGATGGGCAAGGGCACCAACGGTTCACAGTTCTTCATCACCACCATTCCCACGGACTGGCTTCAGGGCAAGCACACCATCTTCGGTGAAGTGGCTGACGAGGAATCCAAGAAGGTCGTAGACGCCATCGAGGGTGTCCGCACCGGCATGGGTGACCGCCCGGTCGAGGACGTCACCATCAACAGCATCGACATCGAACAGCTGTAA
- a CDS encoding DNA-3-methyladenine glycosylase I, whose protein sequence is MAPDSSGVIVGEDGLARPAWAATDPLMRDYYDQEWGLPVTDEQGMYERICLEGFQAGLSWATILRKRPAFRAAFAGFDPEQVALFSGADVERLMQDPGIIRNRLKILAAVKNAQATLELRNDGGLVDFVWSFRPSATPEPAVAADIPTQSPESVALSKALRKRGFSFVGPTTMFALMEAVGIVDTHLLDSHRRGSSGIWSMQA, encoded by the coding sequence CTGGCTCCCGATTCCAGCGGCGTGATCGTTGGCGAGGATGGCCTGGCCCGTCCTGCCTGGGCCGCCACGGATCCGCTCATGCGCGACTACTACGACCAGGAATGGGGACTGCCCGTCACTGACGAGCAGGGCATGTACGAGCGCATCTGCCTGGAGGGCTTTCAGGCCGGTCTTTCCTGGGCCACCATCCTGCGCAAGCGCCCTGCCTTCCGTGCCGCCTTTGCCGGGTTCGACCCCGAGCAGGTGGCCCTGTTCAGCGGCGCGGACGTGGAACGGCTGATGCAGGATCCGGGAATCATCAGGAACCGGCTCAAAATCCTTGCCGCAGTCAAAAATGCACAGGCCACCCTGGAACTTCGCAACGATGGCGGACTGGTCGACTTTGTTTGGAGCTTCCGCCCGTCAGCCACCCCGGAGCCCGCGGTGGCTGCCGATATCCCCACGCAGTCGCCGGAATCGGTGGCCCTGTCCAAGGCGCTCCGGAAACGCGGCTTCTCCTTCGTAGGCCCCACCACCATGTTCGCCCTGATGGAGGCCGTGGGAATCGTGGACACCCATCTGCTGGACAGCCACCGTCGCGGCTCCTCCGGAATCTGGTCCATGCAGGCCTAA
- a CDS encoding cell division protein CrgA produces the protein MPESKPRRKTASTAQPASPQAYKPNPVWFKPVMFGLMIIGLFWIITFYISEGRFPVQAWQSWNIVAGFGIAIVGFLMTTRWRS, from the coding sequence GTGCCAGAGTCAAAGCCTCGCAGGAAGACCGCCAGCACCGCCCAGCCGGCATCCCCGCAGGCGTACAAGCCCAACCCCGTGTGGTTCAAGCCGGTCATGTTCGGTCTCATGATCATCGGGCTCTTCTGGATCATCACCTTCTACATCAGCGAGGGACGCTTCCCGGTCCAGGCCTGGCAGTCATGGAACATCGTGGCAGGCTTCGGCATCGCCATCGTCGGGTTCCTGATGACCACCCGCTGGCGCTCCTAG
- a CDS encoding aminodeoxychorismate/anthranilate synthase component II, which produces MTTTKILVVDNYDSFVYTLVGYLQELGAETTVVRNDDVTLAEAIELASTRDGVLISPGPGNPAEAGVCIELIKWCGENSVPMFGVCLGHQALAEAFGGKVTHAPELMHGKTSQVEHIGTSVFAGLPSPVTATRYHSLAAVRESIPDVLEVTAQTASGVVMGLQHRTAPLCGVQFHPESVLTEGGYQMLGNWLESLGMKGAAARAAKLSPLIQH; this is translated from the coding sequence ATGACCACAACCAAGATCCTTGTAGTGGATAACTACGACAGCTTCGTCTACACCCTGGTGGGCTACCTCCAGGAACTCGGTGCCGAGACCACGGTGGTCCGCAACGATGACGTCACCCTGGCCGAGGCCATCGAGCTTGCCAGTACCCGGGACGGCGTCCTCATTTCCCCCGGTCCCGGAAATCCTGCGGAGGCGGGCGTCTGCATCGAGCTGATCAAGTGGTGCGGTGAGAACAGCGTTCCCATGTTCGGCGTGTGCCTGGGCCATCAGGCCCTGGCAGAGGCCTTCGGCGGCAAGGTGACCCACGCCCCCGAACTCATGCACGGCAAGACGTCCCAGGTGGAGCACATCGGCACCAGCGTGTTCGCCGGGCTCCCCTCCCCCGTCACTGCCACCCGCTACCACTCGCTGGCGGCGGTCCGGGAGTCCATTCCCGATGTTTTGGAAGTGACGGCGCAGACCGCGTCCGGCGTGGTCATGGGGCTGCAGCACCGGACTGCACCGTTGTGCGGGGTGCAGTTCCATCCTGAATCGGTCCTCACCGAAGGCGGGTACCAGATGCTCGGCAACTGGCTGGAGTCGCTGGGCATGAAGGGCGCGGCCGCGCGGGCTGCGAAGCTGAGCCCGCTGATCCAGCACTAG